In Streptomyces sp. NBC_01381, the sequence GAGGTGAAGTCGTACTCCTCGTTCCGCATCACCCTGACCGTGGCCACAAGCATCAGCCAGACGACCGAGACCGGGATCAGGACCTTCCAGCCGAGCTTCATCAGCTGGTCGTAGCGGACGCGTGGCAGCGTGCCGCGCAGCCAGATGAAGAAGAACAGCAGCAGCTGGACCTTGATCACGAACCAGAGCATCGGCCACCAGCCGTGGTTCGCGCCCTCCCAGAAGGTGCTGACCGGATACGGGGCCCGCCAGCCGCCCAGGAAGAGCGTGACCGAGACCGCCGAGACGGTGACCATGTTGACGTACTCGGCGAGCATGAACAGCGCGAACTTGATGGAGGAGTACTCGGTGTTGAAGCCACCGACGAGGTCGCCCTCGGACTCCGGCATGTCGAACGGCGCGCGGTTGGTCTCGCCGACCATCGTCACGATGTAGATCAGGAACGAGACGGGAAGCAGCAGGATGTACCAGCGGTCCGCCTGCGCCTCCACGATCGCCGAGGTCGACATCGACCCGGAGTAGAGGAAGACGGAGGCGAAGGCCGCGCCCATCGCGATCTCGTACGAGATCATCTGCGCGCAGGAGCGCAGGCCCCCGAGGAGCGGATAAGTGGATCCAGAACTCCAACCCGCGAGCACGATGCCGTAGATGCCGACCGAGGCGACCGCGAGGATGTAGAGCATCGCGATCGGCAGGTCGGTCAGCTGCATCGTCGTACGCTGGCCGAAGATCGAGACTTCGTTGCCCGCGGGCCCGAAGGGGATCACCGCGATCGCCATGAAGGCCGGGATCGCCGCGACGATCGGGGCAAGGATGTAGACCACCTTGTCCGCGCGCTTGACGATCACGTCTTCCTTGAGCATCAGCTTGATGCCGTCAGCGAGGGACTGCAGCATGCCCCAGGGGCCGTGCCGGTTGGGGCCGATGCGCAGCTGCATCCAGGCGACGACCTTGCGCTCCCACACGATGGAGAAGAGCACCGTCACCATCAGGAACGCGAAGCAGAAGACCGCCTTGATGGCGACGAGCCACCAGGGGTCACGGCCGAACATGGACAGGTCTTCCGCCGCAAGCGGCACCACGGTGTGCATCACGACGTCACCTCCGGGGCCTCAGTGGGCTCCGGCAGGACCGCCGGGCCGATGCGGACGAGGTCGCCGGGGCGCGCGCCGGTGTCCGAGGCGACGCCTCCCCCGGTCGAGTTCAGCGGCAGCCACACCACCCGGTCCGGCATCTCGGTGACCTGGAGCGGGAGTTCGGTCGCGCCCCCCGCAGGACCGGTGACGGCGAGGGTGTCGCCGTCCTTGACGCCGGCCTCCGCCGCGGTGGCCGCCGAGAGCCGGGCGACCGCCGCGTGCCGCGTCCCCGCGAGCGCGTCGTCGCCCTCCTGGAGGCGGCCCTGGTCGAGCAGCAGCCGGTGGCCCGCGAGAACGGCCTCTCCGGAGGCGGGCCTGGGCGGCTGGGCACCTGTCTCCAGGGGCTCGGTGGCGTGCGGTCCGTCCCAGCCGCCGAGCCGGTCCAGCTCGCGCCGGGCGGTCGTCAGGTCAGGAAGGCCCAGGTGTACGTCGCCGGCGTCGGCCAGCATGTGCAGCACCCGCGCGTCGCTGGGCGCGAGCGGGCGCGTCATCTGGTCGGGCTTGAGCGCGGCGGCGAAAAGCCGTGCCCTGCCCTCCCAGTTGAGGAAGGTGCCCGACTTCTCCGCGACCGCCGCCACGGGCAGGACGACGTCGGCGTGCTCGGTGACCTCGCTGGGGCGCAGTTCGAGCGAGACCAGGAAGCCGATCTCCGCGAGGGCTTCACGCGCGCGTGCCGGGTCGGGAAGGTCGGCGACCTCCACACCCGACACCAGGAGCGCCCGCAGTTCACCGGTCGCGGCGGCCTCGACGATCTGGCCGGTGTCGCGGCCGTAGCGGTGCGGGAGTTCGGCGACGCCCCAGGCCGCAGCGACCTCTTCCCGCGCGCGCGGGTCGGTGGCCGGACGGCCGCCCGGCAGCAGCGAGGGCAGCGCGCCCGCCTCGATGGCGCCGCGCTCCCCCGCCCTGCGCGGGATCCACACCAACTGGGCGCCGGTCGCGGACGCGGCCCGCACGGCGGCGGTGAGCCCGCCGCGCACACCGGCGGCGCGCTCGCCGACGACGATCACCGCACCCGAAGTGCGCAGCGCCTCGGCCGCCTTGGCACCGTCGCCCTCCAGGCCGGCCCCGGCCGCGAGCGCGTCGAGCCACTCCGTCTCGGTTCCGGGAGCGGCCGGCAGCAGCGTGCCGCCCGCCTTCTCCAGGCCGCGGGACGCGAAGGGCGCCAGCGAGAAGGTCCGCTGGCCGTGCTTGCGCCAGGCCTTGCGCAGCCGCAGGAAGATCCCGGGCGCCTCCTCCTCGGACTCGAATCCGACGAGCAGGACCGCGGGCGCCTTCTCCAGTGCCGCGTACGTGACTCCGGTGCCGTCGAGGTCCCGGCCACGGCCCGCGACGCGCGCAGCGAGGAAGTCGGCCTCCTCGCTGCTGTGCACGCGCGCGCGGAAGTCGATGTCGTTCGTGTCGAGCGCCACGCGCGCGTACTTGCTGTATGCGTAGGCATCCTCCACGGTGAGCCGGCCGCCGGTGAGGACACCGGTGCGGCCGCGTGCCGCGGCGAGACCGCGGGCCGCCACCTCCAGGGCCTCGGGCCAACTGGCCGGCTCCAGCTGACCTGTTGCGGCATCGCGCACCAAGGGGGTGGTCAGCCGGTCCGGCTTCTGCGCGTA encodes:
- the nuoH gene encoding NADH-quinone oxidoreductase subunit NuoH, with protein sequence MVPLAAEDLSMFGRDPWWLVAIKAVFCFAFLMVTVLFSIVWERKVVAWMQLRIGPNRHGPWGMLQSLADGIKLMLKEDVIVKRADKVVYILAPIVAAIPAFMAIAVIPFGPAGNEVSIFGQRTTMQLTDLPIAMLYILAVASVGIYGIVLAGWSSGSTYPLLGGLRSCAQMISYEIAMGAAFASVFLYSGSMSTSAIVEAQADRWYILLLPVSFLIYIVTMVGETNRAPFDMPESEGDLVGGFNTEYSSIKFALFMLAEYVNMVTVSAVSVTLFLGGWRAPYPVSTFWEGANHGWWPMLWFVIKVQLLLFFFIWLRGTLPRVRYDQLMKLGWKVLIPVSVVWLMLVATVRVMRNEEYDFTSIALYVGGGVIALLLLSVVVDIFRDKREKEAAVQEEPVGFDPMAGGFPVPPLPGQTLPPVPRRRSRQERELIVSGGPDTQSDGKEASDG
- a CDS encoding NADH-quinone oxidoreductase subunit G translates to MTVTTNSAPSGGGEAAVPPEDLVSLTIDGIEISVPKGTLVIRAAELLGIEIPRFCDHPLLDPAGACRQCIVEVEGQRKPMASCTITCTDGMVVKSQLTSSVAEKAQRGVMELLLINHPLDCPVCDKGGECPLQNQAMQVGDPDSRFEGKKRTYEKPVPISTQVLLDRERCVLCARCTRFSNQIAGDPMIELIERGALQQVGTGEGDPFESYFSGNTIQICPVGALTSAAYRFRSRPFDLVSSPSVCEHCSGGCATRTDHRRGKVMRRLAQDDPEVNEEWICDKGRFGFRYAQKPDRLTTPLVRDAATGQLEPASWPEALEVAARGLAAARGRTGVLTGGRLTVEDAYAYSKYARVALDTNDIDFRARVHSSEEADFLAARVAGRGRDLDGTGVTYAALEKAPAVLLVGFESEEEAPGIFLRLRKAWRKHGQRTFSLAPFASRGLEKAGGTLLPAAPGTETEWLDALAAGAGLEGDGAKAAEALRTSGAVIVVGERAAGVRGGLTAAVRAASATGAQLVWIPRRAGERGAIEAGALPSLLPGGRPATDPRAREEVAAAWGVAELPHRYGRDTGQIVEAAATGELRALLVSGVEVADLPDPARAREALAEIGFLVSLELRPSEVTEHADVVLPVAAVAEKSGTFLNWEGRARLFAAALKPDQMTRPLAPSDARVLHMLADAGDVHLGLPDLTTARRELDRLGGWDGPHATEPLETGAQPPRPASGEAVLAGHRLLLDQGRLQEGDDALAGTRHAAVARLSAATAAEAGVKDGDTLAVTGPAGGATELPLQVTEMPDRVVWLPLNSTGGGVASDTGARPGDLVRIGPAVLPEPTEAPEVTS